One Pomacea canaliculata isolate SZHN2017 linkage group LG9, ASM307304v1, whole genome shotgun sequence DNA segment encodes these proteins:
- the LOC112572339 gene encoding uncharacterized protein LOC112572339 isoform X1, with protein MSTTVLMVKIKNFFGRPCKDLDFVLNNLFQMLRLVFVTGIVLTTTAAQSEEQNAFNTRVYVTPPRGIVGETLTLECEGFLDLSASDYFIPGMKYEGTKRLSMFRRLWNGSTIEVAEMTADYKNPHLLDSDFQDARVWSFYHKMRVQQLKVVLPDVGCQFTGAYWCESAIWVNGGIVQHKSQPREFTIHDCDTKDMIRTGVYPILALDPRLMSLTKVGATLKLKCSLDINRPIHKERISRYAITFYGEVIASMTTKNKITFSDRYTARKVKVKGKATSYPPYLEVTLKDLRCTDLGSFRCTVWALDEFHDVVTVSDHKELLHTDNRDLKSLALQCPLHVDKSPNVLKPHLPFTLTCSAVVGLTSVRAIPNVESITMRRSTLEVKDVVVATMNETGSTALTGVPGETAHGIILSAYVVSLRYSVPHAGCHHVGVYWCSVVMDNKTREGPRNFIGFPCHSSKLNGSGGGSNDGPGGGSTERPGRDVDGSGGGSNDGPGGGSTERPGRDVDGPGGGSNDGPGGGSNDGPGGGSTERPGRDLDGSGGGSKNDSEGPRKVLELRLSVDMVSEAETKNVLEIQCVVPASDIKQLDKAEVYLNNQEIISTEGGRVMTARDSFYKEESTRTEITLRHLPTGAWVGLDITITPFTCHLAGLFLCKLQVTTKDNKTLLLNGTKWNTLPLPENLKEINTQKFSNTVNCSGVLEPPYNAFKLLHRDTSGSWVEKSNILSKRTSLDRISNCWLKGYEIFTLKNSQDKTWKCATHFQKS; from the exons ATGTCTACAACAGTCTTAATggtcaaaataaaaaacttttttggcAGACCTTGCAAAGACCTTGACTTCGTGTTAAACAACTTGTTCCAAATGCTTCGGCTTGTTTTTGTAACAGGCATCGTGCTGACAACAACAG CCGCACAATCCGAGGAGCAAAATGCCTTTAACACTCGTGTCTACGTGACCCCGCCTCGCGGGATTGTTGGCGAGACTTTGACCCTGGAGTGTGAAGGCTTCCTGGACTTGAGTGCCAGTGACTACTTCATACCTGGCATGAAGTATGAGGGAACCAAGCGCTTGAGTATGTTCAG GCGTTTGTGGAATGGCTCAACGATAGAAGTAGCAGAGATGACTGCGGACTACAAGAATCCCCATCTCCTGGATTCAGACTTCCAGGACGCCAGAGTCTGGAGCTTCTACCACAAGATGCGCGTGCAGCAACTGAAGGTGGTCTTGCCCGATGTCGGGTGCCAGTTCACGGGTGCCTACTGGTGTGAATCCGCCATCTGGGTCAACGGTGGGATCGTCCAGCACAAAAGTCAACCCAGAGAGTTTACAATACACG ACTGTGACACGAAAGATATGATAAGAACTGGGG TCTATCCAATCCTGGCTCTTGATCCACGCTTGATGTCCCTGACAAAAGTGGGCGCCACTCTCAAACTAAAATGCTCCCTAGACATAAACAGACCCATCCACAAGGAGCGGATATCTCGCTACGCCATCACCTTCTACGGAGAAGTGATCGCCAGCATGAccacgaaaaacaaaatcactttttCGGACAG gTATACGGCGCGCAAAGTGAAAGTGAAGGGGAAGGCAACTTCTTACCCCCCCTATCTGGAAGTCACCCTCAAGGACCTAAGGTGCACTGACTTGGGGTCTTTCCGTTGCACAGTCTGGGCTTTGGACGAATTCCACGACGTGGTGACCGTTAGTGACCACAAGGAACTCCTGCACACAG ACAATCGGGATCTCAAGTCCTTGGCCTTACAGTGCCCCCTCCACGTGGACAAGTCGCCAAATGTCCTGAAACCTCATCTCCCCTTCACACTCACCTGCTCCGCAGTTGTAGGGCTGACCTCCGTCCGCGCGATTCCCAACGTTGAGAGCATCACCATGCGGAGGAGCACGCTTGAGGTCAAGGACGTCGTTGTAGCAACTATGAACGAGACAG GGTCAACAGCTTTGACGGGGGTCCCAGGAGAGACTGCGCATGGCATCATCTTGTCTGCCTATGTTGTTAGCCTAAGATATTCGGTGCCACATGCCGGCTGTCACCACGTTGGAGTCTACTGGTGCTCGGTGGTTATGGACAACAAAACCAGGGAAGGACCACGCAACTTCATCGGCTTCCCGT GTCACTCTtcaaagttaa ATGGCTCTGGAGGCGGTTCTAACGATGGACCTGGAGGTGGTTCTACAGAGAGACCTGGACGTGATGTAGATGGCTCTGGAGGCGGTTCTAACGATGGACCTGGAGGTGGTTCTACAGAGAGACCTGGACGTGATGTAGATGGACCTGGAGGTGGTTCTAACGATGGACCTGGAGGTGGTTCTAACGATGGACCTGGAGGTGGTTCTACAGAGAGACCTGGACGTGATTTAGATGGCTCTGGAGGCGGTTCTAAAAATGACTCTGAAGGTCCAAGAAAAG TGCTGGAGCTAAGGCTGTCAGTGGACATGGTTAGTGAGGCAGAGACCAAGAATGTCTTGGAAATACAGTGTGTGGTGCCCGCCAGTGATATCAAGCAGTTAGACAAGGCTGAAGTATACCTCAACAATCAAGAGATCATCAGCACCGAGGGGGGTAGAGTAATGACAGCACGTGACAG TTTTTACAAAGAGGAATCTACTCGCACTGAGATTACGCTGCGTCACCTGCCGACGGGAGCGTGGGTGGGCTTGGATATCACCATCACCCCATTCACCTGTCACCTTGCGGGACTGTTCTTGTGCAAGCTGCAAGTGACCactaaagacaataaaactCTCCTGTTGAACGGCACTAAATGGAACACCCTTCCAC TTCCGGAAAACTTAAAGGAGATCAATACCCAGAAATTTAGTAACACAGTCAACTGCAGTGGAGTACTGGAGCCACCCTACAATGCCTTCAAACTACTTCACCGTGACACCTCTGGGTCATGGGTGGAGAAGTCCAACATCCTAAGTAAGCGGACTTCGCTGGACAGGATCAGCAACTGTTGGTTAAAAGGTTACGAGATATTCACATTGAAAAACTCACAAGATAAAACATGGAAGTGTGCAACTCATTTCCAGAAATCGTAG
- the LOC112572339 gene encoding uncharacterized protein LOC112572339 isoform X4, with translation MSTTVLMVKIKNFFGRPCKDLDFVLNNLFQMLRLVFVTGIVLTTTAAQSEEQNAFNTRVYVTPPRGIVGETLTLECEGFLDLSASDYFIPGMKYEGTKRLSMFRRLWNGSTIEVAEMTADYKNPHLLDSDFQDARVWSFYHKMRVQQLKVVLPDVGCQFTGAYWCESAIWVNGGIVQHKSQPREFTIHDCDTKDMIRTGVYPILALDPRLMSLTKVGATLKLKCSLDINRPIHKERISRYAITFYGEVIASMTTKNKITFSDRYTARKVKVKGKATSYPPYLEVTLKDLRCTDLGSFRCTVWALDEFHDVVTVSDHKELLHTDNRDLKSLALQCPLHVDKSPNVLKPHLPFTLTCSAVVGLTSVRAIPNVESITMRRSTLEVKDVVVATMNETGSTALTGVPGETAHGIILSAYVVSLRYSVPHAGCHHVGVYWCSVVMDNKTREGPRNFIGFPCHSSKLNGSGGGSNDGPGGGSTERPGRDVDGPGGGSTERPGRDLDGSGGGSKNDSEGPRKVLELRLSVDMVSEAETKNVLEIQCVVPASDIKQLDKAEVYLNNQEIISTEGGRVMTARDSFYKEESTRTEITLRHLPTGAWVGLDITITPFTCHLAGLFLCKLQVTTKDNKTLLLNGTKWNTLPLPENLKEINTQKFSNTVNCSGVLEPPYNAFKLLHRDTSGSWVEKSNILSKRTSLDRISNCWLKGYEIFTLKNSQDKTWKCATHFQKS, from the exons ATGTCTACAACAGTCTTAATggtcaaaataaaaaacttttttggcAGACCTTGCAAAGACCTTGACTTCGTGTTAAACAACTTGTTCCAAATGCTTCGGCTTGTTTTTGTAACAGGCATCGTGCTGACAACAACAG CCGCACAATCCGAGGAGCAAAATGCCTTTAACACTCGTGTCTACGTGACCCCGCCTCGCGGGATTGTTGGCGAGACTTTGACCCTGGAGTGTGAAGGCTTCCTGGACTTGAGTGCCAGTGACTACTTCATACCTGGCATGAAGTATGAGGGAACCAAGCGCTTGAGTATGTTCAG GCGTTTGTGGAATGGCTCAACGATAGAAGTAGCAGAGATGACTGCGGACTACAAGAATCCCCATCTCCTGGATTCAGACTTCCAGGACGCCAGAGTCTGGAGCTTCTACCACAAGATGCGCGTGCAGCAACTGAAGGTGGTCTTGCCCGATGTCGGGTGCCAGTTCACGGGTGCCTACTGGTGTGAATCCGCCATCTGGGTCAACGGTGGGATCGTCCAGCACAAAAGTCAACCCAGAGAGTTTACAATACACG ACTGTGACACGAAAGATATGATAAGAACTGGGG TCTATCCAATCCTGGCTCTTGATCCACGCTTGATGTCCCTGACAAAAGTGGGCGCCACTCTCAAACTAAAATGCTCCCTAGACATAAACAGACCCATCCACAAGGAGCGGATATCTCGCTACGCCATCACCTTCTACGGAGAAGTGATCGCCAGCATGAccacgaaaaacaaaatcactttttCGGACAG gTATACGGCGCGCAAAGTGAAAGTGAAGGGGAAGGCAACTTCTTACCCCCCCTATCTGGAAGTCACCCTCAAGGACCTAAGGTGCACTGACTTGGGGTCTTTCCGTTGCACAGTCTGGGCTTTGGACGAATTCCACGACGTGGTGACCGTTAGTGACCACAAGGAACTCCTGCACACAG ACAATCGGGATCTCAAGTCCTTGGCCTTACAGTGCCCCCTCCACGTGGACAAGTCGCCAAATGTCCTGAAACCTCATCTCCCCTTCACACTCACCTGCTCCGCAGTTGTAGGGCTGACCTCCGTCCGCGCGATTCCCAACGTTGAGAGCATCACCATGCGGAGGAGCACGCTTGAGGTCAAGGACGTCGTTGTAGCAACTATGAACGAGACAG GGTCAACAGCTTTGACGGGGGTCCCAGGAGAGACTGCGCATGGCATCATCTTGTCTGCCTATGTTGTTAGCCTAAGATATTCGGTGCCACATGCCGGCTGTCACCACGTTGGAGTCTACTGGTGCTCGGTGGTTATGGACAACAAAACCAGGGAAGGACCACGCAACTTCATCGGCTTCCCGT GTCACTCTtcaaagttaa ATGGCTCTGGAGGCGGTTCTAACGATGGACCTGGAGGTGGTTCTACAGAGAGACCTGGACGTGATGTAGATGGACCTGGAG GTGGTTCTACAGAGAGACCTGGACGTGATTTAGATGGCTCTGGAGGCGGTTCTAAAAATGACTCTGAAGGTCCAAGAAAAG TGCTGGAGCTAAGGCTGTCAGTGGACATGGTTAGTGAGGCAGAGACCAAGAATGTCTTGGAAATACAGTGTGTGGTGCCCGCCAGTGATATCAAGCAGTTAGACAAGGCTGAAGTATACCTCAACAATCAAGAGATCATCAGCACCGAGGGGGGTAGAGTAATGACAGCACGTGACAG TTTTTACAAAGAGGAATCTACTCGCACTGAGATTACGCTGCGTCACCTGCCGACGGGAGCGTGGGTGGGCTTGGATATCACCATCACCCCATTCACCTGTCACCTTGCGGGACTGTTCTTGTGCAAGCTGCAAGTGACCactaaagacaataaaactCTCCTGTTGAACGGCACTAAATGGAACACCCTTCCAC TTCCGGAAAACTTAAAGGAGATCAATACCCAGAAATTTAGTAACACAGTCAACTGCAGTGGAGTACTGGAGCCACCCTACAATGCCTTCAAACTACTTCACCGTGACACCTCTGGGTCATGGGTGGAGAAGTCCAACATCCTAAGTAAGCGGACTTCGCTGGACAGGATCAGCAACTGTTGGTTAAAAGGTTACGAGATATTCACATTGAAAAACTCACAAGATAAAACATGGAAGTGTGCAACTCATTTCCAGAAATCGTAG
- the LOC112572339 gene encoding uncharacterized protein LOC112572339 isoform X2 — translation MSTTVLMVKIKNFFGRPCKDLDFVLNNLFQMLRLVFVTGIVLTTTAAQSEEQNAFNTRVYVTPPRGIVGETLTLECEGFLDLSASDYFIPGMKYEGTKRLSMFRRLWNGSTIEVAEMTADYKNPHLLDSDFQDARVWSFYHKMRVQQLKVVLPDVGCQFTGAYWCESAIWVNGGIVQHKSQPREFTIHDCDTKDMIRTGVYPILALDPRLMSLTKVGATLKLKCSLDINRPIHKERISRYAITFYGEVIASMTTKNKITFSDRYTARKVKVKGKATSYPPYLEVTLKDLRCTDLGSFRCTVWALDEFHDVVTVSDHKELLHTDNRDLKSLALQCPLHVDKSPNVLKPHLPFTLTCSAVVGLTSVRAIPNVESITMRRSTLEVKDVVVATMNETGSTALTGVPGETAHGIILSAYVVSLRYSVPHAGCHHVGVYWCSVVMDNKTREGPRNFIGFPCHSSKLNGSGGGSNDGPGGGSTERPGRDVDGSGGGSNDGPGGGSTERPGRDVDGPGGGSTERPGRDLDGSGGGSKNDSEGPRKVLELRLSVDMVSEAETKNVLEIQCVVPASDIKQLDKAEVYLNNQEIISTEGGRVMTARDSFYKEESTRTEITLRHLPTGAWVGLDITITPFTCHLAGLFLCKLQVTTKDNKTLLLNGTKWNTLPLPENLKEINTQKFSNTVNCSGVLEPPYNAFKLLHRDTSGSWVEKSNILSKRTSLDRISNCWLKGYEIFTLKNSQDKTWKCATHFQKS, via the exons ATGTCTACAACAGTCTTAATggtcaaaataaaaaacttttttggcAGACCTTGCAAAGACCTTGACTTCGTGTTAAACAACTTGTTCCAAATGCTTCGGCTTGTTTTTGTAACAGGCATCGTGCTGACAACAACAG CCGCACAATCCGAGGAGCAAAATGCCTTTAACACTCGTGTCTACGTGACCCCGCCTCGCGGGATTGTTGGCGAGACTTTGACCCTGGAGTGTGAAGGCTTCCTGGACTTGAGTGCCAGTGACTACTTCATACCTGGCATGAAGTATGAGGGAACCAAGCGCTTGAGTATGTTCAG GCGTTTGTGGAATGGCTCAACGATAGAAGTAGCAGAGATGACTGCGGACTACAAGAATCCCCATCTCCTGGATTCAGACTTCCAGGACGCCAGAGTCTGGAGCTTCTACCACAAGATGCGCGTGCAGCAACTGAAGGTGGTCTTGCCCGATGTCGGGTGCCAGTTCACGGGTGCCTACTGGTGTGAATCCGCCATCTGGGTCAACGGTGGGATCGTCCAGCACAAAAGTCAACCCAGAGAGTTTACAATACACG ACTGTGACACGAAAGATATGATAAGAACTGGGG TCTATCCAATCCTGGCTCTTGATCCACGCTTGATGTCCCTGACAAAAGTGGGCGCCACTCTCAAACTAAAATGCTCCCTAGACATAAACAGACCCATCCACAAGGAGCGGATATCTCGCTACGCCATCACCTTCTACGGAGAAGTGATCGCCAGCATGAccacgaaaaacaaaatcactttttCGGACAG gTATACGGCGCGCAAAGTGAAAGTGAAGGGGAAGGCAACTTCTTACCCCCCCTATCTGGAAGTCACCCTCAAGGACCTAAGGTGCACTGACTTGGGGTCTTTCCGTTGCACAGTCTGGGCTTTGGACGAATTCCACGACGTGGTGACCGTTAGTGACCACAAGGAACTCCTGCACACAG ACAATCGGGATCTCAAGTCCTTGGCCTTACAGTGCCCCCTCCACGTGGACAAGTCGCCAAATGTCCTGAAACCTCATCTCCCCTTCACACTCACCTGCTCCGCAGTTGTAGGGCTGACCTCCGTCCGCGCGATTCCCAACGTTGAGAGCATCACCATGCGGAGGAGCACGCTTGAGGTCAAGGACGTCGTTGTAGCAACTATGAACGAGACAG GGTCAACAGCTTTGACGGGGGTCCCAGGAGAGACTGCGCATGGCATCATCTTGTCTGCCTATGTTGTTAGCCTAAGATATTCGGTGCCACATGCCGGCTGTCACCACGTTGGAGTCTACTGGTGCTCGGTGGTTATGGACAACAAAACCAGGGAAGGACCACGCAACTTCATCGGCTTCCCGT GTCACTCTtcaaagttaa ATGGCTCTGGAGGCGGTTCTAACGATGGACCTGGAGGTGGTTCTACAGAGAGACCTGGACGTGATGTAGATGGCTCTGGAGGCGGTTCTAACGATGGACCTGGAGGTGGTTCTACAGAGAGACCTGGACGTGATGTAGATGGACCTGGAG GTGGTTCTACAGAGAGACCTGGACGTGATTTAGATGGCTCTGGAGGCGGTTCTAAAAATGACTCTGAAGGTCCAAGAAAAG TGCTGGAGCTAAGGCTGTCAGTGGACATGGTTAGTGAGGCAGAGACCAAGAATGTCTTGGAAATACAGTGTGTGGTGCCCGCCAGTGATATCAAGCAGTTAGACAAGGCTGAAGTATACCTCAACAATCAAGAGATCATCAGCACCGAGGGGGGTAGAGTAATGACAGCACGTGACAG TTTTTACAAAGAGGAATCTACTCGCACTGAGATTACGCTGCGTCACCTGCCGACGGGAGCGTGGGTGGGCTTGGATATCACCATCACCCCATTCACCTGTCACCTTGCGGGACTGTTCTTGTGCAAGCTGCAAGTGACCactaaagacaataaaactCTCCTGTTGAACGGCACTAAATGGAACACCCTTCCAC TTCCGGAAAACTTAAAGGAGATCAATACCCAGAAATTTAGTAACACAGTCAACTGCAGTGGAGTACTGGAGCCACCCTACAATGCCTTCAAACTACTTCACCGTGACACCTCTGGGTCATGGGTGGAGAAGTCCAACATCCTAAGTAAGCGGACTTCGCTGGACAGGATCAGCAACTGTTGGTTAAAAGGTTACGAGATATTCACATTGAAAAACTCACAAGATAAAACATGGAAGTGTGCAACTCATTTCCAGAAATCGTAG
- the LOC112572339 gene encoding uncharacterized protein LOC112572339 isoform X3, whose protein sequence is MSTTVLMVKIKNFFGRPCKDLDFVLNNLFQMLRLVFVTGIVLTTTAAQSEEQNAFNTRVYVTPPRGIVGETLTLECEGFLDLSASDYFIPGMKYEGTKRLSMFRRLWNGSTIEVAEMTADYKNPHLLDSDFQDARVWSFYHKMRVQQLKVVLPDVGCQFTGAYWCESAIWVNGGIVQHKSQPREFTIHDCDTKDMIRTGVYPILALDPRLMSLTKVGATLKLKCSLDINRPIHKERISRYAITFYGEVIASMTTKNKITFSDRYTARKVKVKGKATSYPPYLEVTLKDLRCTDLGSFRCTVWALDEFHDVVTVSDHKELLHTDNRDLKSLALQCPLHVDKSPNVLKPHLPFTLTCSAVVGLTSVRAIPNVESITMRRSTLEVKDVVVATMNETGSTALTGVPGETAHGIILSAYVVSLRYSVPHAGCHHVGVYWCSVVMDNKTREGPRNFIGFPCHSSKLNGSGGGSNDGPGGGSTERPGRDVDGPGGGSNDGPGGGSNDGPGGGSTERPGRDLDGSGGGSKNDSEGPRKVLELRLSVDMVSEAETKNVLEIQCVVPASDIKQLDKAEVYLNNQEIISTEGGRVMTARDSFYKEESTRTEITLRHLPTGAWVGLDITITPFTCHLAGLFLCKLQVTTKDNKTLLLNGTKWNTLPLPENLKEINTQKFSNTVNCSGVLEPPYNAFKLLHRDTSGSWVEKSNILSKRTSLDRISNCWLKGYEIFTLKNSQDKTWKCATHFQKS, encoded by the exons ATGTCTACAACAGTCTTAATggtcaaaataaaaaacttttttggcAGACCTTGCAAAGACCTTGACTTCGTGTTAAACAACTTGTTCCAAATGCTTCGGCTTGTTTTTGTAACAGGCATCGTGCTGACAACAACAG CCGCACAATCCGAGGAGCAAAATGCCTTTAACACTCGTGTCTACGTGACCCCGCCTCGCGGGATTGTTGGCGAGACTTTGACCCTGGAGTGTGAAGGCTTCCTGGACTTGAGTGCCAGTGACTACTTCATACCTGGCATGAAGTATGAGGGAACCAAGCGCTTGAGTATGTTCAG GCGTTTGTGGAATGGCTCAACGATAGAAGTAGCAGAGATGACTGCGGACTACAAGAATCCCCATCTCCTGGATTCAGACTTCCAGGACGCCAGAGTCTGGAGCTTCTACCACAAGATGCGCGTGCAGCAACTGAAGGTGGTCTTGCCCGATGTCGGGTGCCAGTTCACGGGTGCCTACTGGTGTGAATCCGCCATCTGGGTCAACGGTGGGATCGTCCAGCACAAAAGTCAACCCAGAGAGTTTACAATACACG ACTGTGACACGAAAGATATGATAAGAACTGGGG TCTATCCAATCCTGGCTCTTGATCCACGCTTGATGTCCCTGACAAAAGTGGGCGCCACTCTCAAACTAAAATGCTCCCTAGACATAAACAGACCCATCCACAAGGAGCGGATATCTCGCTACGCCATCACCTTCTACGGAGAAGTGATCGCCAGCATGAccacgaaaaacaaaatcactttttCGGACAG gTATACGGCGCGCAAAGTGAAAGTGAAGGGGAAGGCAACTTCTTACCCCCCCTATCTGGAAGTCACCCTCAAGGACCTAAGGTGCACTGACTTGGGGTCTTTCCGTTGCACAGTCTGGGCTTTGGACGAATTCCACGACGTGGTGACCGTTAGTGACCACAAGGAACTCCTGCACACAG ACAATCGGGATCTCAAGTCCTTGGCCTTACAGTGCCCCCTCCACGTGGACAAGTCGCCAAATGTCCTGAAACCTCATCTCCCCTTCACACTCACCTGCTCCGCAGTTGTAGGGCTGACCTCCGTCCGCGCGATTCCCAACGTTGAGAGCATCACCATGCGGAGGAGCACGCTTGAGGTCAAGGACGTCGTTGTAGCAACTATGAACGAGACAG GGTCAACAGCTTTGACGGGGGTCCCAGGAGAGACTGCGCATGGCATCATCTTGTCTGCCTATGTTGTTAGCCTAAGATATTCGGTGCCACATGCCGGCTGTCACCACGTTGGAGTCTACTGGTGCTCGGTGGTTATGGACAACAAAACCAGGGAAGGACCACGCAACTTCATCGGCTTCCCGT GTCACTCTtcaaagttaa ATGGCTCTGGAGGCGGTTCTAACGATGGACCTGGAGGTGGTTCTACAGAGAGACCTGGACGTGATGTAGATGGACCTGGAGGTGGTTCTAACGATGGACCTGGAGGTGGTTCTAACGATGGACCTGGAGGTGGTTCTACAGAGAGACCTGGACGTGATTTAGATGGCTCTGGAGGCGGTTCTAAAAATGACTCTGAAGGTCCAAGAAAAG TGCTGGAGCTAAGGCTGTCAGTGGACATGGTTAGTGAGGCAGAGACCAAGAATGTCTTGGAAATACAGTGTGTGGTGCCCGCCAGTGATATCAAGCAGTTAGACAAGGCTGAAGTATACCTCAACAATCAAGAGATCATCAGCACCGAGGGGGGTAGAGTAATGACAGCACGTGACAG TTTTTACAAAGAGGAATCTACTCGCACTGAGATTACGCTGCGTCACCTGCCGACGGGAGCGTGGGTGGGCTTGGATATCACCATCACCCCATTCACCTGTCACCTTGCGGGACTGTTCTTGTGCAAGCTGCAAGTGACCactaaagacaataaaactCTCCTGTTGAACGGCACTAAATGGAACACCCTTCCAC TTCCGGAAAACTTAAAGGAGATCAATACCCAGAAATTTAGTAACACAGTCAACTGCAGTGGAGTACTGGAGCCACCCTACAATGCCTTCAAACTACTTCACCGTGACACCTCTGGGTCATGGGTGGAGAAGTCCAACATCCTAAGTAAGCGGACTTCGCTGGACAGGATCAGCAACTGTTGGTTAAAAGGTTACGAGATATTCACATTGAAAAACTCACAAGATAAAACATGGAAGTGTGCAACTCATTTCCAGAAATCGTAG